From Microbacterium sp. YJN-G, a single genomic window includes:
- a CDS encoding DUF262 domain-containing protein: protein METFKRTPLQLFNLPQNFMIPLFQRPYVWKESEQWEPLWNDVRRVAEIRIAEPHMNATHFLGAVVIQSHEAQSKRYTIWNVIDGQQRLTTLQLLADATCALFAEAGEMRLAGQLERLTHNDDVYVEDGEGRLKVRHLNKDRDAFDEVMTAEPPVDHGDLKHADSQIVRAHAYFSRVVEQWLGKTGSDAYESKAKELTSVLLDGLQLVSIELAASENSQEIFETLNARGTPLTAADLVRNFVFQRLAAEGGDTEKAYREDWPFETKFWMKDVSVGRNLISRSSLFLNQWLVARTGEEISPQSTFTRFKSYVELESNQRMAEMLPVLKQQAQQYEAWTEAASRPGGSLDRTEMAVYRMQAGGVELLKPLLIWLHEPGRAYSSTTISAIIRAAESWMVRRQLLRLTSGDLGRIVADLIAANTDAPAEELAERVTGQLARLNVTSTYWPGDEEIRQTLTTEAAYTRFPRGRLRMLLEAAEDNFRSETGQPQIERKGYPIEHLLPRNWKDTWPVGTSEEAEARQAHVHLLGNLTLLTTSLNSKVSNGPWESKRSALQNHNTITLTGRVIKRTESHAWDEELIKERTTSLIDALLRVWPVPHGHHGKVVDPQTKAGDWVELKHLIEAGLLAPGDKVIATHRDYRGREGTITSSGAIDLAGKQYESPSAAGRALRQRSTNGWYFWAVADGRRLRDVRAEFQNAVPAEDPSTLSSL from the coding sequence GTGGAGACATTCAAGCGAACCCCTCTGCAGCTCTTCAATCTTCCGCAGAACTTCATGATTCCGCTGTTCCAGCGGCCGTATGTGTGGAAGGAGAGCGAGCAGTGGGAGCCGCTGTGGAACGATGTTCGTCGAGTAGCCGAGATCCGCATCGCAGAGCCCCACATGAACGCGACCCACTTCTTGGGTGCGGTGGTCATTCAGTCTCACGAAGCTCAAAGCAAGCGATACACGATTTGGAACGTGATCGACGGCCAGCAGCGGTTGACGACGTTGCAGCTTCTTGCAGATGCCACCTGCGCCCTGTTCGCCGAAGCAGGCGAGATGCGGCTCGCGGGGCAGCTCGAACGGCTCACACATAATGACGACGTCTACGTCGAGGACGGCGAGGGTCGTCTGAAGGTACGCCACCTGAACAAGGACAGAGACGCCTTCGATGAGGTCATGACTGCGGAGCCGCCCGTAGATCACGGTGATCTGAAGCACGCAGATTCGCAGATCGTGCGAGCACACGCCTATTTCTCGCGGGTCGTTGAGCAGTGGCTCGGCAAGACTGGCTCGGACGCCTACGAATCGAAAGCCAAGGAGCTCACGAGCGTTCTTCTCGATGGCCTCCAGCTGGTGTCAATCGAGCTCGCGGCCTCGGAGAACTCGCAGGAGATCTTCGAGACGCTCAACGCTCGCGGCACTCCACTCACGGCCGCGGACCTCGTTCGCAACTTCGTCTTCCAGCGTCTCGCCGCGGAGGGTGGTGACACCGAGAAGGCGTACCGTGAAGACTGGCCATTCGAGACGAAGTTCTGGATGAAAGACGTGAGCGTCGGCCGCAACCTCATCAGCCGCAGCTCGCTGTTCCTCAACCAGTGGCTTGTCGCCCGAACCGGCGAGGAGATCAGCCCTCAATCGACGTTCACCCGGTTCAAGTCATACGTCGAGCTCGAGTCGAACCAGCGGATGGCCGAGATGCTTCCAGTGTTGAAGCAGCAAGCGCAGCAGTACGAGGCATGGACTGAGGCCGCAAGCCGGCCCGGTGGAAGTCTCGATCGAACGGAGATGGCGGTCTATCGGATGCAGGCCGGCGGCGTCGAGCTCCTCAAACCTCTGCTGATCTGGCTGCACGAGCCTGGCAGAGCGTATTCATCCACAACGATTTCGGCGATCATTCGCGCGGCCGAGAGCTGGATGGTGCGCCGCCAGCTCCTGCGTCTGACGAGCGGCGACCTCGGCCGCATCGTGGCTGACCTCATCGCAGCGAACACCGACGCGCCGGCGGAGGAACTAGCGGAGAGGGTGACAGGTCAACTTGCCCGACTCAACGTCACCAGCACGTACTGGCCGGGTGACGAGGAGATCCGCCAGACACTGACGACGGAAGCGGCGTACACCCGGTTTCCCCGAGGCCGGCTCCGGATGCTTTTGGAAGCCGCCGAGGACAACTTCCGCTCAGAGACCGGACAACCGCAGATCGAGCGCAAGGGCTACCCGATCGAGCATCTGCTTCCTCGGAATTGGAAGGACACCTGGCCGGTCGGAACGTCTGAGGAAGCCGAAGCTAGACAAGCACACGTACATCTGCTTGGAAATCTCACGCTTCTGACCACGTCGCTCAACTCGAAGGTTTCGAACGGCCCCTGGGAGTCGAAACGATCTGCCCTGCAGAACCACAACACGATCACCCTCACCGGTCGCGTGATCAAGCGCACCGAGTCTCACGCGTGGGACGAAGAGTTGATCAAGGAACGAACGACGAGTCTGATCGATGCACTGCTCCGAGTCTGGCCCGTGCCGCACGGACACCATGGAAAGGTCGTCGACCCTCAGACGAAGGCTGGCGATTGGGTCGAGCTGAAGCATCTCATCGAGGCTGGCCTGCTCGCACCGGGCGACAAGGTCATCGCCACACATCGCGATTACCGTGGCCGCGAAGGAACGATCACGTCCAGCGGGGCTATCGATCTCGCTGGCAAACAATACGAGTCACCATCCGCCGCAGGACGGGCACTCCGCCAGCGTTCGACCAACGGTTGGTACTTCTGGGCCGTGGCCGACGGACGGCGGCTTCGAGATGTACGTGCGGAGTTCCAGAATGCTGTTCCCGCCGAAGACCCCTCGACGCTCTCATCGCTGTGA
- a CDS encoding DUF2510 domain-containing protein — translation MSDAQAGWYDDGSGAMRWWDGQQWTDQVQPPAAQEPGIEGMINRVKADAEAGAQPRPAPQGMSYVVLQVVLKEKFWGSGSGNLTELEKVINKQAALGYRLHTITTASSGTTGFGGGDRIQATMVFEKLT, via the coding sequence ATGAGCGACGCACAGGCCGGTTGGTACGACGACGGATCCGGCGCGATGCGGTGGTGGGACGGGCAGCAGTGGACCGACCAAGTGCAGCCGCCCGCAGCGCAGGAGCCCGGGATCGAGGGGATGATCAACCGCGTCAAGGCGGATGCCGAAGCGGGCGCCCAGCCGCGGCCGGCGCCGCAGGGCATGAGCTACGTGGTGCTGCAGGTCGTGCTCAAAGAGAAGTTCTGGGGTTCGGGCTCGGGCAACCTCACCGAGCTCGAGAAGGTCATCAACAAGCAGGCGGCACTCGGCTACCGGCTGCACACGATCACCACCGCGTCTTCCGGCACGACCGGGTTCGGCGGTGGCGATCGCATCCAGGCGACGATGGTGTTCGAGAAGCTGACCTGA
- a CDS encoding SulP family inorganic anion transporter, with amino-acid sequence MSATTVDDRARYRANPSVLTALKSPRMLTREVLAGLVVGLALIPEAIAFSVIAGVDPKVGLFSSFIMAVSIAFLGGRPAMVTAATGAVALVIAPVAPTYGLDYFIATVILAGVFQVILGVLGVAKLMRFIPRSVMVGFVNALAIFVFSSQFPQLIDVPWLVYPLVALGIAVMIVMPRITKVIPAPLVSVVIVTGVVLAFAITVPTVGDQGELPESLPSLFVPDVPLTWETFSIIAPFALGVALVGLMESLLTAKLVDEITDTHSRKGREAWAQGVANILSGAFGGMGGCAVIGQTMINVKESGARTRISTFCAGVFLFLLVVVFGDFVATIPMAALVAVMIMVAIGAFDWHSVRPSTLKRMPKSETFVMVSTVVLVLLTHNLAIGVVGGVLVASVLFVRRVAHFVNVTRTVTDGVARYVVEGELFFASSNDLTTLFSYVDDPARVVIDLTGSHVWDASTVAALDAIETKYAAHGKTVEIVGMNDASGTFHGRLSGRFD; translated from the coding sequence ATGTCTGCAACGACCGTCGACGACCGCGCCCGCTACCGCGCGAACCCTTCTGTGCTGACGGCGCTGAAGAGCCCGCGGATGCTGACCCGCGAGGTGCTCGCCGGGCTCGTCGTGGGTCTCGCGCTGATCCCCGAGGCGATCGCGTTCTCGGTGATCGCGGGCGTCGACCCGAAGGTCGGACTGTTCTCGTCGTTCATCATGGCGGTGTCGATCGCCTTCCTCGGCGGGCGGCCGGCGATGGTGACCGCGGCGACCGGGGCGGTGGCGCTGGTGATCGCGCCGGTGGCGCCCACGTACGGCCTCGACTACTTCATCGCGACGGTGATCCTGGCGGGGGTGTTCCAGGTGATCCTCGGGGTGCTCGGGGTCGCGAAGCTGATGCGGTTCATTCCGCGCAGCGTGATGGTCGGGTTCGTGAACGCGCTGGCGATCTTCGTGTTCAGCTCGCAGTTCCCGCAGCTGATCGATGTGCCGTGGCTGGTGTATCCGCTGGTGGCGCTGGGCATCGCGGTGATGATCGTGATGCCCAGGATCACGAAGGTGATCCCGGCGCCGCTCGTGTCGGTGGTGATCGTCACCGGCGTGGTGCTGGCGTTCGCGATCACGGTGCCGACGGTGGGCGATCAGGGCGAGCTGCCCGAGAGCCTGCCGTCGCTGTTCGTGCCCGACGTGCCGCTCACGTGGGAGACGTTCTCGATCATCGCGCCGTTCGCGCTCGGGGTGGCGCTGGTGGGACTGATGGAGTCGCTGCTCACCGCGAAGCTCGTCGACGAGATCACCGACACGCACTCGCGCAAGGGGCGCGAGGCGTGGGCGCAGGGAGTCGCGAACATCCTGTCGGGTGCGTTCGGCGGCATGGGCGGATGCGCCGTGATCGGCCAGACCATGATCAACGTGAAGGAGTCGGGCGCCCGCACCCGCATCTCGACGTTCTGCGCCGGTGTCTTCCTGTTTCTGCTGGTCGTCGTGTTCGGCGACTTCGTCGCGACCATCCCGATGGCCGCGCTGGTCGCCGTGATGATCATGGTCGCGATCGGCGCGTTCGACTGGCACAGCGTGCGGCCGTCGACGCTGAAGCGGATGCCGAAGAGCGAGACGTTCGTCATGGTGTCGACCGTCGTGCTCGTGCTGCTGACGCACAACCTGGCGATCGGCGTGGTCGGAGGGGTGCTGGTCGCCTCGGTGCTGTTCGTGCGCCGGGTCGCGCACTTCGTCAACGTGACAAGGACGGTGACGGACGGGGTGGCGCGGTACGTCGTGGAGGGCGAGTTGTTCTTCGCGTCGAGCAACGACCTGACGACGTTGTTCTCTTACGTTGACGACCCTGCTCGCGTCGTGATCGACCTCACCGGGTCGCACGTGTGGGATGCGTCGACCGTCGCCGCGTTGGATGCCATCGAGACGAAGTACGCCGCGCACGGCAAGACCGTGGAGATCGTCGGGATGAACGACGCGAGCGGGACCTTCCACGGACGATTGTCGGGCCGCTTCGACTGA
- a CDS encoding nucleotidyltransferase domain-containing protein, whose protein sequence is MPQLYTFLYRRCVMDVMPVAEARAGLSRLLADFRAQDDLEVVVIGSHRRPEAALVPYRQYLALSEHPERPQADLARLRELKPVIERLAAASRLADVRVYGSVALGEQTAGSDVDLLVTPADDATLFDIAQFELDLELILGVPVSAVSARGLDAERDEAILRDAVAL, encoded by the coding sequence ATGCCGCAGCTGTACACTTTTCTGTACAGGAGGTGCGTCATGGATGTGATGCCGGTCGCCGAGGCCCGTGCAGGCCTGTCGAGGCTGCTCGCCGACTTCCGTGCGCAGGACGATCTCGAGGTCGTCGTGATCGGATCTCACCGCCGGCCCGAGGCGGCGCTCGTGCCGTACCGCCAGTACCTCGCGCTCAGCGAACATCCGGAACGGCCGCAGGCGGACCTCGCCCGACTGCGCGAACTGAAACCGGTCATCGAACGGCTGGCGGCGGCATCTCGGCTTGCCGACGTGCGGGTGTACGGCTCCGTCGCGCTGGGCGAGCAGACCGCCGGCAGCGACGTCGACCTGCTCGTCACGCCCGCCGACGACGCGACGCTGTTCGACATCGCGCAGTTCGAACTCGACCTCGAACTCATCCTCGGCGTTCCCGTCTCCGCGGTGTCCGCACGCGGTCTGGATGCAGAGCGCGACGAGGCGATCCTGCGCGACGCGGTTGCCCTGTGA
- a CDS encoding DUF86 domain-containing protein: protein MNDPDRIACWLADLESTLQQAARLAERGPEDFEHDAALPLAFEALVNRVGDLAKRLVAADRDRFADPLWRAAARTRDFVVHHDDRIDTDLLWQTVSVSFPQLAELVRAQRDS, encoded by the coding sequence GTGAACGATCCTGACCGCATCGCATGCTGGCTCGCCGATCTTGAGTCGACGCTTCAGCAGGCCGCCCGGCTTGCCGAGCGAGGGCCTGAGGATTTTGAGCATGACGCGGCGCTGCCGCTGGCATTCGAAGCGCTCGTGAACCGCGTCGGGGATCTCGCGAAGCGCCTGGTCGCGGCCGACCGCGATCGCTTCGCCGATCCCCTCTGGCGTGCGGCCGCGAGAACGCGCGACTTCGTCGTGCATCACGACGACCGCATCGACACCGATCTGCTCTGGCAGACCGTGTCGGTGAGTTTCCCTCAGCTGGCCGAGCTGGTGCGCGCTCAGCGCGACAGCTGA
- a CDS encoding DUF6398 domain-containing protein, whose amino-acid sequence MHSPAPSPDALMNGLRGAIRDPHPLALLDAASMLAVATETDPIADLRAQVTGRPVREKPVARDGFIEMLLDVGERETDALLLVWAHMLGDEAAGDRIRREVRSRRHPLPRWLHHLDEVRPTRAVQISHVLDDGDNLFIGVETPGRSFTIVLYIDHNMGTIPKDGYTVDQPIGELIGFSERQSVPDTTMTELLLEDARARLEEVLLNESRLLDPFENDGWPGARPLLQWMIRLMPEGGEGYERTEWTDAALRGILDDFAGSPFAEGADSDTLDRVATLFSFASNYGRADPLHWSAVVVEIMLVDLLPRKMLASQKYLRGMPDAIRRVVRFAHAERSIPSVYTDEALGAVDEYAPQFRQQITGGATRRPVLGAASDDAIRALADEAIRTLSDSSDVDGFDDFLLRDTAARVGGFRVLDELDDTPLPDEPLALAAIPAAAREAAAQIDELLDRVCMEFFQNVELRTAARRMLAQIAVTDPHTIVRGKAVNTAAAICFIVGHANDQFSTHARTRPTFTIKDMVAFLGVKNPPNDRATGLLRALGIKYRDWLDAGYPLGDATLLIAAERAELVAQRDRLRSSLEED is encoded by the coding sequence ATGCACTCTCCTGCTCCGAGCCCGGACGCCCTGATGAACGGACTGCGAGGAGCGATTCGCGACCCGCATCCGCTCGCGCTGCTGGATGCCGCGAGCATGCTCGCGGTGGCGACGGAGACCGACCCGATCGCCGACCTGCGCGCGCAGGTGACGGGTCGCCCGGTGCGCGAGAAGCCGGTCGCCCGTGACGGATTCATCGAGATGCTGTTGGACGTCGGCGAACGCGAGACCGACGCGCTGCTGCTGGTGTGGGCGCACATGCTCGGCGACGAGGCCGCCGGCGACCGCATCCGGCGCGAGGTGCGGAGTCGCCGGCATCCGCTGCCACGGTGGCTGCACCATCTCGACGAGGTGCGGCCGACGCGCGCCGTGCAGATCTCGCACGTGCTCGACGACGGTGACAACCTGTTCATCGGCGTCGAGACGCCCGGCCGCTCGTTCACGATCGTGCTGTACATCGACCACAACATGGGCACGATTCCGAAGGACGGCTACACCGTCGATCAGCCGATCGGCGAGCTGATCGGCTTCAGCGAGCGTCAGAGCGTGCCCGACACCACGATGACCGAGCTGCTGCTCGAAGACGCCCGCGCACGGCTCGAAGAGGTGCTGCTGAACGAGAGCCGGCTGCTGGATCCGTTCGAGAACGACGGCTGGCCGGGCGCCAGGCCGCTGCTGCAGTGGATGATCCGGCTGATGCCCGAAGGCGGCGAGGGTTACGAGAGAACGGAATGGACGGATGCCGCGCTGCGCGGCATCCTGGACGATTTCGCCGGTTCACCGTTCGCGGAGGGCGCCGACTCGGACACCCTCGACCGCGTGGCCACGCTCTTCTCGTTCGCGTCGAACTACGGCCGCGCCGACCCGCTGCACTGGAGCGCCGTCGTCGTCGAGATCATGCTCGTCGATCTGCTGCCCCGCAAGATGCTCGCCAGCCAGAAGTATCTGCGCGGGATGCCCGACGCCATCCGGCGGGTGGTGCGGTTCGCCCATGCCGAGCGCAGCATCCCGTCGGTCTACACCGACGAGGCGCTGGGGGCGGTCGACGAGTACGCGCCGCAGTTCCGGCAGCAGATCACCGGCGGTGCGACGCGGCGTCCAGTTCTCGGCGCCGCATCCGATGACGCGATCCGTGCGTTGGCGGACGAGGCGATCCGCACCCTGAGCGACTCGTCGGACGTTGACGGTTTCGATGACTTCCTTCTTCGTGACACGGCCGCACGGGTCGGCGGGTTCAGGGTGCTGGACGAACTCGACGACACACCACTGCCCGACGAGCCCCTCGCGCTGGCGGCGATTCCCGCCGCCGCGCGCGAAGCCGCCGCGCAGATCGACGAGCTTCTCGACCGCGTGTGCATGGAGTTCTTCCAGAATGTGGAGCTGCGCACGGCTGCCCGGCGGATGCTCGCTCAGATCGCCGTGACAGACCCTCACACGATCGTGCGCGGCAAGGCGGTCAACACCGCGGCGGCGATCTGCTTCATCGTCGGGCATGCCAACGACCAGTTCAGCACGCACGCGCGCACGCGGCCCACGTTCACGATCAAGGACATGGTCGCATTCCTGGGCGTGAAGAACCCGCCCAACGATCGGGCGACGGGGCTGCTGCGGGCGCTGGGCATCAAGTACCGCGACTGGCTGGATGCCGGCTATCCGCTGGGGGACGCGACCCTGCTGATTGCCGCCGAGCGTGCCGAGCTGGTCGCACAGCGGGATCGGCTGCGCTCCTCTCTCGAAGAGGACTGA
- a CDS encoding Rossmann-like and DUF2520 domain-containing protein, which translates to MSTSPAPLATSIAIVGAGRLGGVLAAALRHAGLEVRGPFGRGDNLPASDVVLLCVPDAEIATAAKTARPQTRLLGHVSGVTPLDDVDFSIHPLQTFTGTETADAFHGIGAAIAGRTAEARATAESIARVLGARPFAVDDAHRAGYHAAASIASNLVLAVLDAAEQVARAAGIRPDESRELLAPLVGRTVDNWVRTGARQALTGPIARGDEATVHRQRNAVAAADPALLPLFDELCASTRVLARREPATVAAPTSTEARA; encoded by the coding sequence ATGAGCACCTCGCCCGCACCCCTCGCAACGTCTATCGCCATCGTCGGCGCCGGTCGTCTCGGCGGCGTGCTCGCCGCCGCCCTGCGGCACGCCGGGCTCGAGGTGCGCGGCCCGTTCGGCAGAGGTGACAACCTCCCGGCATCCGACGTGGTGCTGCTCTGCGTCCCGGATGCCGAGATCGCCACCGCCGCGAAGACGGCCCGTCCGCAGACGCGACTGCTCGGCCATGTCTCCGGGGTCACGCCGCTCGACGACGTCGACTTCAGCATCCACCCGCTGCAGACCTTCACCGGCACCGAGACTGCCGACGCGTTCCACGGGATCGGCGCGGCCATCGCGGGTCGCACGGCCGAAGCCCGGGCGACCGCCGAGAGCATCGCACGCGTGCTGGGCGCGCGGCCCTTCGCAGTGGACGACGCCCACCGCGCCGGCTATCACGCGGCCGCATCGATCGCCTCCAACCTCGTGCTCGCCGTGCTCGACGCCGCCGAGCAGGTCGCCCGCGCCGCCGGCATCCGCCCCGATGAGTCGCGCGAGCTGCTCGCCCCGCTCGTGGGCCGCACCGTCGACAACTGGGTGCGCACCGGCGCGCGACAGGCGCTGACCGGACCGATCGCCCGCGGCGACGAGGCGACCGTGCACCGCCAGCGCAACGCCGTCGCGGCCGCCGACCCCGCACTCCTTCCGCTCTTCGACGAGCTCTGCGCGAGCACCCGAGTCCTCGCCCGGCGCGAGCCGGCGACCGTCGCCGCCCCGACCAGCACGGAGGCCCGCGCATGA
- the panC gene encoding pantoate--beta-alanine ligase has protein sequence MRIIRTIDGIRTAVTEARAARRSVGLVPTMGAFHDGHLSLMRAARADNDLVVVSLFVNPTQFGPSEDLAAYPRDEARDAALAEQQGVDILFAPEPAEIYPDGFATSIHVSGITEVLDGASRGAFHFDGVATVVAKLFGIVAPDIAYFGQKDAQQVMVVRQVVRDLNLPVRIEACPIVREPDGLAMSSRNVYLDADARQQATALNRALDAASDLHVAGERDAATILEAARRVLLHAGIRPDYLELRSNDDLTPLEHVDRDALLAVAARVGAARLIDNHILTTRDERGTR, from the coding sequence ATGAGGATCATCCGCACCATCGACGGCATCCGCACCGCCGTCACCGAGGCGCGCGCCGCCCGCCGCAGCGTCGGCCTGGTCCCCACCATGGGCGCGTTCCACGACGGGCACCTCTCCCTCATGCGCGCGGCCCGCGCGGACAACGACCTCGTCGTCGTCTCGCTGTTCGTCAACCCCACCCAGTTCGGCCCGAGCGAGGACCTCGCCGCCTACCCGCGCGACGAGGCCCGCGATGCGGCGCTCGCCGAGCAGCAGGGCGTCGACATCCTGTTCGCCCCGGAACCTGCCGAGATCTACCCCGACGGCTTCGCCACCAGCATCCACGTCTCCGGCATCACCGAGGTGCTCGACGGTGCAAGTCGCGGCGCGTTCCACTTCGACGGGGTCGCGACGGTCGTCGCGAAGCTGTTCGGCATCGTCGCGCCCGACATCGCCTACTTCGGGCAGAAGGATGCCCAGCAGGTGATGGTCGTGCGGCAGGTCGTGCGCGACCTGAACCTGCCCGTCCGCATCGAGGCGTGCCCGATCGTGCGCGAGCCCGACGGCCTCGCGATGAGCTCGCGCAACGTCTACCTCGACGCGGATGCCCGGCAGCAGGCCACGGCCCTGAACCGCGCCCTGGATGCGGCATCCGACCTGCACGTTGCAGGGGAGCGGGATGCGGCGACGATCCTCGAGGCCGCACGCCGCGTGCTGCTGCACGCCGGCATCCGCCCCGACTACCTCGAACTGCGCTCGAACGACGACCTGACCCCGCTCGAGCACGTCGACCGCGACGCACTGCTGGCCGTGGCGGCACGGGTGGGCGCTGCGCGCCTGATCGACAACCACATCCTGACCACTCGCGATGAGAGAGGCACCCGCTGA
- the panD gene encoding aspartate 1-decarboxylase yields the protein MRRTMLKSKIHRATITGSDLNYVGSITIDADLLDAADILEHEQVHVVDVDNGSRFETYTIAGERGSGVIQVNGAAARLVHSGDTIIVISYGEYSRKDLESYQPTVVHVDRANAIIQVDDAVDQLLTEGAR from the coding sequence ATGCGACGCACCATGCTGAAGTCGAAGATCCACCGGGCCACCATCACCGGCAGCGACCTGAACTACGTCGGCTCGATCACGATCGACGCCGACCTGCTCGATGCCGCCGACATCCTCGAACACGAGCAGGTGCACGTCGTCGACGTCGACAACGGCTCGCGCTTCGAGACCTACACGATCGCCGGCGAACGCGGCTCGGGCGTCATCCAGGTCAACGGCGCCGCCGCGCGCCTGGTGCACTCCGGCGACACGATCATCGTCATCTCCTATGGCGAGTACTCCCGTAAAGACCTCGAGAGCTACCAGCCGACCGTCGTGCACGTCGACCGCGCCAACGCGATCATCCAGGTCGACGACGCCGTCGATCAGCTGCTCACCGAGGGTGCGCGGTGA